One segment of Solanum stenotomum isolate F172 chromosome 1, ASM1918654v1, whole genome shotgun sequence DNA contains the following:
- the LOC125853604 gene encoding ABC transporter G family member 1 isoform X1, translating into MGPSGCGKSTLLDTIAGRLGSSTRQSGDILINGRKQTLAYGTSAYVTQEDTLMATLTVKEAVYYSAELQLPNSMPKSEKKQIADMTMKEMGLQDAMETRIGGWIGKGISGGQKRRVSICLEILTRPKLLFLDEPTSGLDSAASYYVMKTIASQCQGRTIIASIHQPSTEVFSLFHSLCLLSCGRTVYFGPASAAIEFFALSGYPCPTLQNPSDHFLKTINSDFDQDIEEGPTSRKSTEEVINILIKSYSDSDKYRAVQSQVAEICQQEGEVLEKRSRASFTTQSLVLTKRSFVNMSRDLGYYWLRLGVYIVIAVGLGTIYYDVGFSYTSIQSRGSMLMFVATFITFMAIGGFSSFVEELKVFQREKLNGLYGSGSFVIANTLAALPYLVLVSFIPGAIAYFLTGLQGGFEHFIYFALVLFTCMMLVESLMMIVASIVPNFLMGLISGAGIQALMCLSGGFFRLPNDLPRVFWKYPLHYVAFHKYAYQGLFKNEFEGLKIHDENMKSLIKGEDILKYKWEMDIDYSKWVDLAILLGMIILYRLLFLLFVKAGEKVKPAVRAIMSNSPKQINSAETPLHEFSA; encoded by the exons ATGGGCCCTTCTGGCTGTGGCAAATCTACACTTCTCGACACAATTGccg gGAGATTGGGATCGAGCACAAGGCAGAGTGGAGATATTCTAATCAATGGTCGCAAACAAACACTGGCATATGGAACCTCT GCGTATGTGACTCAAGAAGATACTCTAATGGCAACTCTCACAGTAAAAGAAGCTGTATACTACTCTGCTGAACTCCAACTCCCAAATTCCATGCCAAAATCAGAGAAAAAACAAATAGCAGACATGACTATGAAGGAAATGGGATTGCAGGATGCAATGGAAACAAGAATTGGAGGATGGATTGGAAAAGGAATTAGCGGAGGACAAAAAAGGAGAGTCAGCATATGCTTAGAGATTTTAACGCGCCCAAAACTTCTCTTTCTTGATGAACCAACTAGTGGACTTGATAGCGCAGCGTCTTATTATGTCATGAAAACAATTGCAAGCCAATGTCAGGGGAGAACAATTATTGCCTCAATTCATCAACCTAGCACTGAAGTTTTCAGTCTATTTCATTCTTTATGTCTTCTGTCTTGTGGAAGAACTGTCTACTTTGGCCCTGCTAGTGCAGCAATTGAG TTTTTTGCATTGAGTGGTTATCCTTGCCCCACGCTCCAGAATCCATctgatcattttctcaaaacaaTTAACAGTGATTTTGATCAG GACATTGAAGAAGGTCCAACTAGTAGGAAATCAACAGAAGAGGTGATTAATATCCTGATAAAGTCGTATAGTGATTCTGATAAGTACAGAGCAGTTCAAAGTCAAGTTGCTGAAATCTGCCAACAG GAAGGTGAAGTACTGGAGAAAAGAAGCCGTGCCAGCTTCACAACTCAAAGCCTTGTTTTGACAAAAAGGTCATTTGTGAACATGTCCCGTGATCTTGGTTACTACTGGCTGCGCTTAGGTGTTTATATTGTAATAGCTGTAGGTCTTGGCACTATCTACTATGATGTTGGCTTTTCTTACACTTCGATTCAG TCAAGAGGTTCCATGCTAATGTTTGTGGCGACATTCATCACTTTTATGGCCATTGGTGGATTCTCCTCTTTTGTGGAAGAACTCaag GTATTTCAACGAGAGAAACTAAACGGTCTTTATGGTTCTGGTTCATTTGTCATTGCCAATACACTTGCTGCTCTACCATACTTGGTATTGGTATCTTTTATCCCAGGAGCTATCGCGTATTTCCTCACTGGACTACAAGGTGGATTCGAGCATTTCATCTACTTTGCACTAGTCCTCTTCACGTGTATGATGTTAGTTGAGAGCCTAATGATGATTGTAGCAAGCATTGTGCCTAATTTCCTCATGGGATTAATAAGTGGAGCAGGAATACAAGCACTTATGTGCTTGAGTGGAGGATTCTTTCGATTACCAAATGATTTGCCTAGGGTATTCTGGAAGTACCCTTTACACTATGTCGCATTTCATAAGTATGCTTACCAAGGACTGTTCAAGAACGAGTTTGAAGGACTAAAAATTCATGACGAGAACATGAAAAGTTTGATCAAAGGGGAAGATATTCTGAAATATAAATGGGAAATGGATATAGATTACTCAAAGTGGGTGGATCTTGCCATTTTACTGGGGATGATAATTTTATACAGGCTATTGTTCTTGCTGTTTGTCAAGGCTGGTGAAAAGGTTAAGCCAGCTGTAAGAGCAATCATGTCTAACTCACCTAAACAAATCAATTCAGCAGAAACACCTTTGCATGAATTTTCTGCTTAA
- the LOC125853604 gene encoding ABC transporter G family member 1 isoform X2 → MGPSGCGKSTLLDTIAGRLGSSTRQSGDILINGRKQTLAYGTSAYVTQEDTLMATLTVKEAVYYSAELQLPNSMPKSEKKQIADMTMKEMGLQDAMETRIGGWIGKGISGGQKRRVSICLEILTRPKLLFLDEPTSGLDSAASYYVMKTIASQCQGRTIIASIHQPSTEVFSLFHSLCLLSCGRTVYFGPASAAIEFFALSGYPCPTLQNPSDHFLKTINSDFDQDIEEGPTSRKSTEEVINILIKSYSDSDKYRAVQSQVAEICQQEGEVLEKRSRASFTTQSLVLTKRSFVNMSRDLGYYWLRLGVYIVIAVGLGTIYYDVGFSYTSIQSRGSMLMFVATFITFMAIGGFSSFVEELKVFQREKLNGLYGSGSFVIANTLAALPYLVLVSFIPGAIAYFLTGLQGGFEHFIYFALVLFTCMMLVESLMMIVASIVPNFLMGLISGAGIQALMCLSGGFFRLPNDLPRVFWKYPLHYVAFHKYAYQGLFKNEFEGLKIHDENMKSLIKGEDILKYKWEMDIDYSKWVDLAILLGMIILYRLLFLLFVKAGEKVKPAVRAIMSNSPKQINSAETPLHEFSA, encoded by the exons ATGGGCCCTTCTGGCTGTGGCAAATCTACACTTCTCGACACAATTGccg gGAGATTGGGATCGAGCACAAGGCAGAGTGGAGATATTCTAATCAATGGTCGCAAACAAACACTGGCATATGGAACCTCT GCGTATGTGACTCAAGAAGATACTCTAATGGCAACTCTCACAGTAAAAGAAGCTGTATACTACTCTGCTGAACTCCAACTCCCAAATTCCATGCCAAAATCAGAGAAAAAACAAATAGCAGACATGACTATGAAGGAAATGGGATTGCAGGATGCAATGGAAACAAGAATTGGAGGATGGATTGGAAAAGGAATTAGCGGAGGACAAAAAAGGAGAGTCAGCATATGCTTAGAGATTTTAACGCGCCCAAAACTTCTCTTTCTTGATGAACCAACTAGTGGACTTGATAGCGCAGCGTCTTATTATGTCATGAAAACAATTGCAAGCCAATGTCAGGGGAGAACAATTATTGCCTCAATTCATCAACCTAGCACTGAAGTTTTCAGTCTATTTCATTCTTTATGTCTTCTGTCTTGTGGAAGAACTGTCTACTTTGGCCCTGCTAGTGCAGCAATTGAG TTTTTTGCATTGAGTGGTTATCCTTGCCCCACGCTCCAGAATCCATctgatcattttctcaaaacaaTTAACAGTGATTTTGATCAG GACATTGAAGAAGGTCCAACTAGTAGGAAATCAACAGAAGAGGTGATTAATATCCTGATAAAGTCGTATAGTGATTCTGATAAGTACAGAGCAGTTCAAAGTCAAGTTGCTGAAATCTGCCAACAG GAAGGTGAAGTACTGGAGAAAAGAAGCCGTGCCAGCTTCACAACTCAAAGCCTTGTTTTGACAAAAAGGTCATTTGTGAACATGTCCCGTGATCTTGGTTACTACTGGCTGCGCTTAGGTGTTTATATTGTAATAGCTGTAGGTCTTGGCACTATCTACTATGATGTTGGCTTTTCTTACACTTCGATTCAG TCAAGAGGTTCCATGCTTATGTTTGTGGCGACATTCATCACTTTTATGGCCATCGGTGGATTCTCCTCTTTTGTGGAAGAACTCAAG GTATTTCAACGAGAGAAACTAAACGGTCTTTATGGTTCTGGTTCATTTGTCATTGCCAATACACTTGCTGCTCTACCATACTTGGTATTGGTATCTTTTATCCCAGGAGCTATCGCGTATTTCCTCACTGGACTACAAGGTGGATTCGAGCATTTCATCTACTTTGCACTAGTCCTCTTCACGTGTATGATGTTAGTTGAGAGCCTAATGATGATTGTAGCAAGCATTGTGCCTAATTTCCTCATGGGATTAATAAGTGGAGCAGGAATACAAGCACTTATGTGCTTGAGTGGAGGATTCTTTCGATTACCAAATGATTTGCCTAGGGTATTCTGGAAGTACCCTTTACACTATGTCGCATTTCATAAGTATGCTTACCAAGGACTGTTCAAGAACGAGTTTGAAGGACTAAAAATTCATGACGAGAACATGAAAAGTTTGATCAAAGGGGAAGATATTCTGAAATATAAATGGGAAATGGATATAGATTACTCAAAGTGGGTGGATCTTGCCATTTTACTGGGGATGATAATTTTATACAGGCTATTGTTCTTGCTGTTTGTCAAGGCTGGTGAAAAGGTTAAGCCAGCTGTAAGAGCAATCATGTCTAACTCACCTAAACAAATCAATTCAGCAGAAACACCTTTGCATGAATTTTCTGCTTAA